The Fervidibacillus albus genome contains a region encoding:
- a CDS encoding GNAT family N-acetyltransferase codes for MMYSIRKMKKEDIPHVQHVAKVSWNDTYEGIIPFDVQEKFLQTYYNDTMMEMRLERSIVLVSEMDGKIVGFANFSPVKKGKGKLMAIYILPPYQGKGIGTSLLQEGISELETVKELYVHVEKDNQIGQAFYNAKGFQKVDEFEEDFEGMKLQTIRMVLKV; via the coding sequence GTGATGTATTCCATACGAAAAATGAAGAAAGAAGATATTCCCCATGTGCAGCATGTTGCAAAAGTGAGTTGGAATGACACGTATGAAGGAATTATTCCCTTCGACGTTCAAGAAAAATTTTTACAAACGTATTATAACGATACGATGATGGAAATGCGTTTGGAACGTTCGATCGTTCTCGTTTCGGAAATGGATGGAAAGATCGTCGGCTTTGCGAATTTTTCTCCGGTGAAAAAAGGGAAGGGGAAACTTATGGCGATTTATATTTTGCCACCGTATCAAGGGAAAGGAATTGGAACCTCCCTTTTGCAAGAAGGGATTAGCGAGCTAGAAACCGTTAAAGAATTGTATGTACATGTGGAGAAGGATAATCAAATTGGTCAAGCCTTTTATAATGCAAAAGGATTTCAAAAAGTGGACGAATTTGAGGAGGATTTTGAAGGGATGAAGTTACAAACGATAAGAATGGTGTTAAAAGTTTAA
- a CDS encoding protein arginine kinase, producing MSVHRFIEQAASDWMKGEGPNSDIVISSRIRIARNLHEYVFPIRATHEKSNMVLRELLQAARELDTHDFGNFEWFTMRELNELEKQLLVEKHLISQQLANHSRNGGVVLSDNESISIMINEEDHLRIQCMLPGLQLLEAWDLAGQIDDVFESQLDYAYDEKIGYLTSCTTNVGTGIRASVMLHLPALVITEQLNPIFFAINQIGLAVRGMYGEGSEPFGNIFQISNQITLGKSEEEIIHTLNGVVNEIVEQERMARKRLLAESGIRMINHISRSFGILSFATMIDSKEAAQRISDVRLGVDLDIIRGVSTSTLNELMVMTQPAFIQQFAGKEMNTEDRDVYRAKIIRESLASRNLEK from the coding sequence ATGTCCGTTCATCGATTTATTGAACAGGCGGCAAGCGATTGGATGAAAGGTGAAGGTCCTAATTCGGATATTGTAATTAGTAGTAGAATTCGTATTGCACGTAATTTACACGAATACGTTTTTCCTATACGAGCGACTCACGAAAAATCGAATATGGTACTTCGAGAATTATTACAAGCAGCAAGGGAATTGGATACGCATGACTTCGGAAACTTTGAATGGTTTACAATGCGTGAGTTAAATGAACTGGAAAAGCAATTGCTTGTAGAGAAGCATTTAATTAGTCAACAACTGGCAAATCATTCTAGAAATGGTGGAGTTGTTTTAAGTGATAATGAATCGATTAGTATTATGATTAATGAAGAAGATCACTTGCGAATTCAATGCATGCTCCCTGGACTACAGCTTCTGGAAGCGTGGGATTTGGCGGGGCAAATCGATGATGTTTTTGAGTCCCAACTTGACTATGCCTATGATGAAAAGATTGGCTATTTAACGAGTTGTACGACGAATGTTGGAACTGGAATTCGTGCGTCTGTAATGTTACATTTACCTGCGCTTGTCATTACGGAACAGCTTAACCCGATTTTTTTTGCCATCAATCAAATTGGATTGGCGGTTCGAGGGATGTACGGAGAGGGCAGTGAACCATTCGGGAACATTTTTCAAATTTCTAATCAGATTACTTTAGGGAAATCGGAAGAAGAGATTATTCATACGTTGAACGGTGTCGTTAACGAAATCGTTGAACAAGAACGAATGGCGAGAAAAAGGTTGTTGGCTGAATCCGGTATACGCATGATTAATCACATTAGCCGATCGTTCGGAATTTTATCCTTTGCGACGATGATTGACTCTAAAGAGGCGGCACAGCGAATTTCGGACGTGCGACTCGGCGTTGACCTGGATATTATTCGAGGGGTGAGTACTAGTACATTGAATGAGTTGATGGTTATGACTCAACCAGCCTTTATACAACAATTTGCCGGAAAAGAGATGAATACCGAAGATCGTGACGTATATAGAGCGAAAATCATCCGCGAAAGTTTAGCATCGAGAAACTTGGAGAAGTAG
- a CDS encoding UvrB/UvrC motif-containing protein: MICQQCGKDPATVSFTKIVNGEKIEIYICDQCAKKQENNIQGIPNGVLNEHLLSGLLDGEGNNELPVVEKESPRDIQCPKCGLSYSEFVKTGRVGCVECYIQFADRLTSMLERNHGTVAHHGKIPKRKKSLIQDKQQLTMLKNELQSLIEREKYEQAAHIRDQIRELEKKLSSQ; this comes from the coding sequence ATGATCTGTCAACAATGTGGTAAAGATCCAGCTACCGTATCTTTTACGAAGATCGTTAATGGAGAAAAAATTGAGATTTATATTTGTGACCAATGTGCAAAGAAACAAGAAAATAATATACAAGGAATACCAAATGGAGTTTTGAATGAACACTTATTGTCAGGACTACTCGATGGTGAGGGGAACAATGAATTACCCGTTGTGGAAAAAGAATCACCGAGGGATATCCAATGTCCAAAATGCGGCTTATCATATTCCGAGTTCGTTAAAACCGGACGAGTGGGTTGTGTGGAATGTTATATACAATTTGCGGACCGCTTAACATCGATGCTAGAACGTAATCACGGAACGGTAGCCCATCATGGGAAAATTCCAAAACGAAAAAAGAGCTTGATCCAAGACAAACAGCAGCTTACGATGTTGAAAAACGAGTTGCAATCCCTTATTGAACGAGAAAAGTATGAACAAGCAGCTCATATTCGTGATCAAATCCGTGAACTCGAGAAAAAGTTATCGAGCCAATGA
- a CDS encoding AraC family transcriptional regulator, which produces MSKQQIKNLIEKRMNEDGMIDTGIKGVQLFRVTDSLRCAPAVYKPTVVAIVSGTKEAILHGKSYVYDSSKYMCCTMSMPVEAGTPTASPENPLLGVYISLDTHVMTELIIEMESATGPIRKPKGGPHPEGLVLSHWDDAFTEALYRLLQLGDNPMDTAVLGNGRLRELYYTILKGEAGESVKRAFGVCNEIARSIEYLSSNLDKSITIEDMAAHVGMSRAVFHRKFKEATTMSPIQFLKAMRLNNAAIKMASGMNVNEAAMEVGYVSSSQFSREFKRMYGVSPKQWSNSKQLPAEMIRKTAQFFHQLQRPSIS; this is translated from the coding sequence ATGAGTAAACAACAAATTAAAAACCTTATCGAGAAAAGAATGAATGAAGATGGCATGATCGATACGGGGATCAAAGGTGTACAGCTTTTTCGAGTGACAGATTCCCTTCGATGTGCTCCGGCGGTGTACAAACCTACTGTAGTGGCCATTGTGAGTGGAACTAAGGAAGCGATACTTCACGGAAAGTCATATGTATACGATAGTAGTAAGTACATGTGTTGCACTATGTCCATGCCAGTAGAGGCTGGAACTCCTACAGCTTCACCAGAAAACCCTCTTTTAGGCGTCTACATCTCTTTAGATACGCATGTAATGACGGAACTGATCATTGAGATGGAAAGTGCTACTGGTCCAATTCGAAAACCTAAAGGTGGTCCTCATCCAGAAGGTTTAGTGCTTTCTCATTGGGACGATGCATTTACTGAGGCGCTGTACCGATTGCTCCAATTAGGAGATAACCCTATGGATACGGCTGTTCTTGGAAACGGTCGACTTCGGGAACTATACTATACCATTTTGAAAGGAGAAGCAGGTGAATCGGTCAAGCGGGCATTCGGTGTTTGTAACGAAATTGCCCGATCAATTGAGTATTTGTCTTCCAATTTGGACAAATCGATCACGATAGAAGACATGGCCGCACATGTAGGAATGAGTCGGGCTGTATTTCATCGGAAATTCAAGGAGGCCACCACCATGTCACCTATCCAGTTTCTAAAGGCAATGAGGTTAAACAATGCTGCTATTAAGATGGCAAGTGGAATGAATGTAAACGAAGCAGCTATGGAAGTCGGTTACGTGAGTTCTTCTCAATTTAGCCGAGAGTTCAAACGGATGTACGGAGTATCTCCTAAACAGTGGAGCAACTCTAAACAACTTCCGGCGGAAATGATTCGCAAGACCGCTCAATTTTTTCATCAACTTCAACGGCCTTCGATTTCTTGA
- a CDS encoding SDR family oxidoreductase encodes MKTENRFGPKGWTPERLGSLKGKTYVITGTTTGIGYEATRLLLSKGAKVVMLNRDGTRSAAIIKKLKNELGDNVDVSFIHMDLSILDSVRRAALKVKKQVPNIDALICNAAISQIARQEITIDGFESHLGVNYFGHFLLCGLLFDKIEESKGRIVIVGSNAYKMGLKRINFEDMNFDTHYNAWNPYAHSKLALMMFAYELQRRIQAKNKNVQVYVCHPGASRTDLIKGENLNKFVKTLWAILSPFMAQSAEKGSWPLVLCATEDMLKSEAYYGPTKRSELVGPVDECVLEKHVLDRKDAAKLWTVSEQKTSFKWDL; translated from the coding sequence ATGAAAACAGAAAATAGATTTGGACCAAAAGGATGGACGCCGGAGCGACTAGGATCATTGAAAGGTAAAACATATGTTATTACCGGAACTACAACAGGTATAGGATATGAAGCAACACGGCTCCTACTTTCCAAAGGAGCTAAAGTAGTAATGCTAAATCGGGACGGTACGAGATCAGCCGCTATTATAAAAAAATTGAAAAATGAACTTGGCGATAATGTGGACGTTAGTTTCATACACATGGATTTATCAATACTTGATTCTGTGCGAAGAGCAGCATTAAAAGTAAAGAAGCAAGTTCCAAATATTGACGCGCTAATTTGCAATGCAGCGATTTCCCAGATTGCTAGACAGGAAATTACGATCGATGGATTTGAAAGCCATCTTGGAGTGAATTACTTTGGGCATTTCCTTCTGTGCGGATTGCTTTTCGACAAAATTGAAGAATCGAAGGGACGTATTGTAATCGTTGGGAGTAACGCATATAAAATGGGACTAAAGAGGATTAATTTCGAAGACATGAACTTCGACACTCATTATAATGCATGGAATCCATATGCCCATAGTAAGTTAGCATTAATGATGTTTGCCTATGAATTACAACGTCGTATACAAGCAAAAAATAAAAACGTACAAGTTTATGTTTGTCATCCCGGTGCATCAAGAACGGATTTAATAAAGGGGGAAAATCTTAACAAATTTGTAAAAACTCTTTGGGCGATCCTATCTCCATTTATGGCTCAATCCGCTGAAAAAGGTTCTTGGCCTCTAGTTTTATGTGCTACAGAAGATATGTTGAAATCAGAAGCGTATTACGGACCTACAAAAAGATCCGAGTTGGTGGGGCCAGTCGATGAGTGTGTCCTAGAAAAACACGTCCTAGACAGGAAGGATGCGGCCAAACTATGGACCGTTTCTGAACAGAAGACATCTTTTAAATGGGATCTATAG
- a CDS encoding endonuclease/exonuclease/phosphatase family protein, whose protein sequence is MTTFIKKHKYLFVLLLLLISFVSYILYIPKVKTVKELQDGQIRIMSYNLRYGASNYEEWMNRKQHLADQIINYMPDSIGIQEGDAYWMSEEDGLPSMLDDYSYVGVGRDDGDTLGEYAAIFYLKDKYEVVDSGTFWLSETPDEVSIGWDAVANRICTWVTLSNKVTGETYTHFNTHLDHVGKTARSKSVDLLLEKIKEFDTPIVLTGDFNFFEKSDAYDKIIESKILSDSKYLASDSMSHGTMNWFLPLNFQLLRPIDFCFVSRNQIIVDTYRVDNSVWVEGKPVSDHYPVIVDMRINNL, encoded by the coding sequence ATGACAACATTCATAAAGAAACATAAATATTTATTTGTATTATTGCTCCTTTTGATCTCATTCGTTTCATATATCCTGTATATACCAAAAGTAAAAACTGTTAAAGAACTTCAAGATGGTCAGATTCGGATAATGTCCTATAACTTAAGATATGGGGCGAGTAATTACGAGGAATGGATGAATCGAAAACAGCATTTAGCTGATCAAATTATAAATTATATGCCGGACTCCATAGGCATTCAAGAAGGTGACGCCTATTGGATGTCAGAAGAAGACGGATTACCATCCATGTTGGACGATTATAGCTACGTAGGTGTCGGTAGGGATGATGGGGATACATTAGGGGAATATGCAGCGATTTTTTACTTGAAAGACAAATATGAAGTTGTTGACAGTGGAACGTTCTGGTTATCGGAAACACCTGATGAAGTATCGATTGGTTGGGACGCAGTTGCCAATAGAATTTGCACTTGGGTGACCCTTTCAAATAAAGTAACAGGAGAAACTTACACACATTTCAATACGCATTTGGATCATGTGGGGAAAACGGCTCGGAGCAAAAGTGTAGATTTATTGTTAGAAAAAATAAAAGAATTTGATACTCCGATCGTACTCACTGGCGATTTTAACTTTTTCGAAAAATCCGATGCATATGATAAAATCATTGAATCAAAAATTTTATCAGATAGTAAATATTTGGCAAGTGACAGCATGTCCCACGGAACAATGAATTGGTTTCTACCACTAAATTTCCAACTATTGAGGCCAATTGATTTTTGTTTCGTTTCTAGAAATCAGATTATTGTTGATACGTATCGGGTAGATAATTCCGTTTGGGTAGAAGGTAAACCTGTTAGTGATCATTATCCGGTCATTGTAGATATGAGGATTAATAATTTGTAA